From the Lathyrus oleraceus cultivar Zhongwan6 chromosome 4, CAAS_Psat_ZW6_1.0, whole genome shotgun sequence genome, one window contains:
- the LOC127138541 gene encoding probable xyloglucan endotransglucosylase/hydrolase protein 23: MAFILSSTVTFLPSLLLFLSFITAYAAGNFYQNFDITWGDGRANILDDGQLLTLSLDKASGSGFQSKNEYLFGNIDMQLKLVPGNSAGTVTAYYLSSKGSNWDEIDFEFLGNVSGQPYILHTNVFSQGKGNREQQFYLWFDPTADFHTYSILWNPHHIIFSVDGTAIREFKNMESKGVAFPKNQAMRIYSSLWNADDWATRGGLVKTDWNEGPFIASYRNFNADASSSNAWYSQQLDSTNQERLSWVQKNYMIYNYCNDTKRFPQGLPTECTAS, translated from the exons ATGGCCTTTATTCTTTCCTCAACCGTCACTTTCCTCCCATCTCTATTGCTATTTCTTTCATTCATTACAGCATATGCAGCGGGGAATTTCTACCAGAATTTTGATATTACTTGGGGAGATGGTCGTGCCAACATACTCGACGACGGCCAACTTCTCACTCTTTCTCTCGACAAAGCCTCTGGTTCTGGTTTTCAATCCAAGAATGAATATCTCTTCGGCAACATTGATATGCAGCTCAAGCTTGTACCTGGAAATTCTGCAGGCACCGTCACTGCTTACTAT TTATCTTCAAAAGGATCAAACTGGGATGAGATTGATTTTGAATTCTTGGGAAATGTAAGTGGACAACCATACATTCTTCACACCAATGTGTTCAGTCAAGGAAAAGGAAATAGAGAGCAACAGTTCTATCTATGGTTTGATCCAACTGCTGATTTCCACACCTACTCCATTCTCTGGAATCCTCACCATATTAT TTTTTCAGTGGATGGAACAGCTATAAGAGAATTCAAAAACATGGAATCAAAAGGAGTTGCATTTCCAAAGAATCAAGCAATGAGAATATATTCAAGTCTATGGAATGCGGATGATTGGGCAACAAGAGGTGGTCTTGTCAAGACAGATTGGAATGAAGGTCCATTCATAGCATCATATAGGAATTTCAACGCAGATGCATCCTCATCCAATGCTTGGTACTCACAACAATTGGATTCAACAAATCAAGAGAGATTGAGTTGGGTGCAAAAGAATTACATGATTTATAATTATTGCAATGACACCAAAAGATTTCCTCAAGGCCTTCCAACTGAGTGCACTGCATCCTAA
- the LOC127138543 gene encoding xyloglucan endotransglucosylase/hydrolase protein 22, with product MAVNYVLAFLLICTPFMVAFAGNLYQDVGITWGNGRGNILNNGQLLTLSLDRTSGSGFQSNSQYLYGKIDMQIKLVPGNSAGTVTAYYLRSEGLSWDELDFEFLGNLSGHPYVVHTNVYTQGKGDREQQFYLWFDPTADFHTYSFLWNPAHAVFYIDGRPIREFKNLESEGVPYPKNQAMRLYSSLWNADDWATRGGLVKTDWTQAPFTASFRNFKASGCVWSNGVSSCKSNSSASDNAWLSQQLDNTNQKKLKWVQKKYMIYNYCNDVKRFPQGLPLECTVRTKS from the exons ATGGCTGTTAATTATGTATTAGCTTTTTTATTAATATGTACACCTTTTATGGTAGCTTTTGCTGGAAACTTATACCAAGATGTTGGTATCACTTGGGGAAATGGAAGAGGTAACATTCTGAATAATGGCCAGCTTCTTACTTTGTCTCTAGATAGAACCTCTGGCTCTGGCTTTCAATCCAATAGTCAATATCTTTACGGTAAGATTGACATGCAAATCAAACTTGTACCTGGAAATTCAGCTGGTACAGTCACAGCTTATTAT TTACGATCAGAAGGGTTATCTTGGGATGAATTAGACTTTGAATTCTTAGGAAATTTAAGCGGTCATCCTTATGTAGTTCATACGAACGTGTATACGCAAGGTAAAGGTGACAGAGAGCAACAATTTTATCTATGGTTTGATCCAACCGCAGATTTCCACACTTATTCCTTTCTATGGAATCCTGCACATGCTGT ATTTTACATTGATGGAAGACCAATTAGGGAATTCAAGAACTTAGAGAGTGAAGGTGTTCCATATCCGAAAAATCAAGCGATGAGATTATACTCAAGTCTATGGaatgctgatgattgggcaacAAGGGGTGGACTTGTGAAAACAGATTGGACACAAGCTCCATTTACTGCTTCTTTTAGAAACTTCAAAGCCAGTGGTTGTGTTTGGTCTAATGGAGTTTCTTCTTGCAAATCCAACTCTTCTGCTTCTGATAATGCATGGTTATCTCAACAACTTGATAATACAAACCAGAAGAAACTAAAATGGGTGCAGAAGAAATACATGATTTATAATTACTGCAATGATGTTAAACGGTTTCCTCAAGGTCTCCCTCTCGAATGCACTGTTCGTACCAAGTCATGA
- the LOC127138544 gene encoding probable xyloglucan endotransglucosylase/hydrolase protein 23 isoform X1, protein MSFSEFTFPVLLISTITVASAANFYQEFDITWGNDRSTILDNGNLLTLSLDESSGSGFQSKNKYLFGKIDMQLKLVPGNSAGTVTAYYLSSKGRAWDEIDYEFLGNLSGNPYTLPTNVFSHGKGNREQQFHLWFDPTVDFHTYSILWNPQHIVFSVDGTPIREFKNMESKGIPFPKNQAMRIYSSLWNADDWATSGGLVKTDWSKAPFTASYRNFNANACTVSSSGASSCSSTQANKNAWFSEELDSTSYRRLEWVRKNYMIYNYCTDIKRFPQGLPKECRMV, encoded by the exons ATGTCATTTTCAGAATTTACATTCCCAGTCCTTTTAATTTCAACGATTACGGTTGCTTCTGCTGCAAATTTCTATCAAGAATTTGATATAACATGGGGAAATGATCGTTCTACAATACTCGACAATGGAAACCTTCTTACTTTATCTCTTGACGAATCTTCTGGCTCGGGCTTTCAATCCAAAAATAAATATCTTTTTGGGAAAATTGATATGCAACTTAAACTTGTTCCTGGTAACTCTGCTGGCACCGTCACGGCCTATTAT CTGTCATCAAAAGGACGTGCATGGGATGAGATAGACTATGAATTCTTGGGAAATTTGAGTGGTAATCCTTACACTCTTCCCACCAATGTCTTTAGCCATGGTAAAGGTAATAGAGAGCAACAATTCCATCTTTGGTTCGACCCAACTGTAGATTTTCATACATACTCAATCCTATGGAATCCACAACACATTGT TTTCTCTGTGGATGGAACTCCAATTAGAGAATTCAAAAACATGGAATCAAAGGGTATTCCATTTCCCAAAAACCAAGCAATGAGAATCTATTCTAGTCTCTGGaatgctgatgattgggcaacAAGCGGAGGACTTGTTAAGACAGATTGGTCGAAAGCTCCTTTCACTGCTTCATACAGAAACTTCAATGCTAATGCATGCACTGTGTCTTCTTCTGGAGCATCGTCTTGTAGTTCAACACAAGCTAATAAGAATGCTTGGTTCTCAGAGGAATTGGATTCTACAAGTTATAGGAGACTCGAGTGGGTTCGGAAGAATTATATGATCTATAATTACTGCACTGATATCAAAAGATTTCCTCAGGGTCTTCCTAAAGAATGCAGAATGGTTTAG
- the LOC127138544 gene encoding probable xyloglucan endotransglucosylase/hydrolase protein 23 isoform X2, with protein MQLKLVPGNSAGTVTAYYLSSKGRAWDEIDYEFLGNLSGNPYTLPTNVFSHGKGNREQQFHLWFDPTVDFHTYSILWNPQHIVFSVDGTPIREFKNMESKGIPFPKNQAMRIYSSLWNADDWATSGGLVKTDWSKAPFTASYRNFNANACTVSSSGASSCSSTQANKNAWFSEELDSTSYRRLEWVRKNYMIYNYCTDIKRFPQGLPKECRMV; from the exons ATGCAACTTAAACTTGTTCCTGGTAACTCTGCTGGCACCGTCACGGCCTATTAT CTGTCATCAAAAGGACGTGCATGGGATGAGATAGACTATGAATTCTTGGGAAATTTGAGTGGTAATCCTTACACTCTTCCCACCAATGTCTTTAGCCATGGTAAAGGTAATAGAGAGCAACAATTCCATCTTTGGTTCGACCCAACTGTAGATTTTCATACATACTCAATCCTATGGAATCCACAACACATTGT TTTCTCTGTGGATGGAACTCCAATTAGAGAATTCAAAAACATGGAATCAAAGGGTATTCCATTTCCCAAAAACCAAGCAATGAGAATCTATTCTAGTCTCTGGaatgctgatgattgggcaacAAGCGGAGGACTTGTTAAGACAGATTGGTCGAAAGCTCCTTTCACTGCTTCATACAGAAACTTCAATGCTAATGCATGCACTGTGTCTTCTTCTGGAGCATCGTCTTGTAGTTCAACACAAGCTAATAAGAATGCTTGGTTCTCAGAGGAATTGGATTCTACAAGTTATAGGAGACTCGAGTGGGTTCGGAAGAATTATATGATCTATAATTACTGCACTGATATCAAAAGATTTCCTCAGGGTCTTCCTAAAGAATGCAGAATGGTTTAG
- the LOC127138545 gene encoding xyloglucan endotransglucosylase/hydrolase protein 22 — protein sequence MAVNYVLAFLLICTPFMVAFAGNLYQDVGITWGNGRGNILNNGQLLTLSLDRTSGSGFQSNSQYLYGKIDMQIKLVPGNSAGTVTAYYLRSEGLSWDELDFEFLGNLSGHPYVVHTNVYTQGKGDREQQFYLWFDPTADFHTYSFLWNPAHAVFYIDGRPIREFKNLESEGVPYPKNQAMRLYSSLWNADDWATRGGLVKTDWTQAPFTASFRNFKASGCVWSNGVSSCKSNSSASDNAWLSQQLDNTNQKKLKWVQKKYMIYNYCNDVKRFPQGLPLECTVRTKS from the exons ATGGCTGTTAATTATGTATTAGCTTTTTTATTAATATGTACACCTTTTATGGTAGCTTTTGCTGGAAACTTATACCAAGATGTTGGTATCACTTGGGGAAATGGAAGAGGTAACATTCTGAATAATGGCCAGCTTCTTACTTTGTCTCTAGATAGAACCTCTGGCTCTGGCTTTCAATCCAATAGTCAATATCTTTACGGTAAGATTGACATGCAAATCAAACTTGTACCTGGAAATTCAGCTGGTACAGTCACAGCTTATTAT TTACGATCAGAAGGGTTATCTTGGGATGAATTAGACTTTGAATTCTTAGGAAATTTAAGCGGTCATCCTTATGTAGTTCATACGAACGTGTATACGCAAGGTAAAGGTGACAGAGAGCAACAATTTTATCTATGGTTTGATCCAACCGCAGATTTCCACACTTATTCCTTTCTATGGAATCCTGCACATGCTGT ATTTTACATTGATGGAAGACCAATTAGGGAATTCAAGAACTTAGAGAGTGAAGGAGTTCCATATCCGAAAAATCAAGCGATGAGATTATATTCAAGTCTATGGaatgctgatgattgggcaacAAGGGGTGGACTTGTGAAAACAGATTGGACACAAGCTCCATTTACTGCTTCTTTTAGAAACTTCAAAGCCAGTGGTTGTGTTTGGTCTAATGGAGTTTCTTCTTGCAAATCCAACTCTTCTGCTTCTGATAATGCATGGTTATCTCAACAACTTGATAATACAAACCAGAAGAAACTAAAATGGGTGCAGAAGAAATACATGATTTATAATTACTGCAATGATGTTAAACGGTTTCCTCAAGGTCTCCCTCTCGAATGCACTGTTCGTACCAAGTCATGA